A window from Actinomycetospora corticicola encodes these proteins:
- a CDS encoding acyl-CoA dehydrogenase family protein, which translates to MELSEEHTDLKDWAHGFAAEVIRPAAEEWDEREATPWPVLQEAAKIELYNFETLASFWGDETGLSLPIVNEELFWGDGGIGMAIFGTTLAVAGIFSSGTPEQMVEWIPQCYGDADDVKVAAFCSSEPESGSDVGAMRTKAVYDEAKDQWTLSGAKAWATNGGIANIHVVQAVVDPSLGTRGQAGFIIPPNTPGLESTRKIKKMGLRASHTADVFLDDVVVPGSCLLGGKEKLDERLAKAREGKRSQGSAAMQTFELSRPTVGSQAIGIARGAYEYALEYAKGRETFGRPIIDNQSIAFTLADMKTEIDAARLLVWRAAWMGRNGVPFEAGEGSMSKLKAGRVAVWATERAIQILGGAGYSREHPVERMHRDSKIYDIFEGTEQIQQLVIARNISGRHIA; encoded by the coding sequence ATGGAACTGTCCGAGGAGCACACCGACCTCAAGGACTGGGCCCACGGGTTCGCCGCCGAGGTGATCCGGCCCGCGGCCGAGGAGTGGGACGAGCGCGAGGCCACCCCGTGGCCCGTCCTGCAGGAGGCCGCGAAGATCGAGCTCTACAACTTCGAGACGCTCGCGTCCTTCTGGGGCGACGAGACCGGCCTCTCGCTGCCGATCGTCAACGAGGAGCTCTTCTGGGGCGACGGCGGCATCGGCATGGCCATCTTCGGCACCACCCTCGCCGTCGCCGGCATCTTCTCCTCGGGCACGCCCGAGCAGATGGTCGAGTGGATCCCGCAGTGCTACGGCGACGCCGACGACGTCAAGGTCGCCGCCTTCTGCTCCTCCGAGCCCGAGTCGGGCTCCGACGTCGGCGCCATGCGGACCAAGGCCGTCTACGACGAGGCCAAGGACCAGTGGACGCTCTCCGGCGCGAAGGCGTGGGCCACCAACGGCGGGATCGCGAACATCCACGTCGTCCAGGCCGTCGTCGACCCGTCGCTGGGCACCCGCGGCCAGGCCGGCTTCATCATCCCGCCGAACACGCCGGGGCTGGAGTCGACGCGCAAGATCAAGAAGATGGGGCTGCGGGCCTCGCACACCGCCGACGTCTTCCTCGACGACGTCGTCGTGCCCGGCTCGTGCCTGCTCGGCGGCAAGGAGAAGCTCGACGAGCGCCTCGCCAAGGCGCGCGAGGGCAAGCGTTCGCAGGGGTCGGCCGCGATGCAGACCTTCGAGCTCTCCCGCCCCACGGTGGGCTCGCAGGCCATCGGCATCGCCCGCGGCGCCTACGAGTACGCCCTCGAGTACGCGAAGGGCCGGGAGACGTTCGGCCGTCCGATCATCGACAACCAGTCGATCGCGTTCACCCTCGCGGACATGAAGACCGAGATCGACGCCGCCCGCCTGCTCGTCTGGCGGGCCGCCTGGATGGGCCGCAACGGCGTGCCGTTCGAGGCGGGCGAGGGCTCGATGTCCAAGCTCAAGGCCGGCCGCGTCGCGGTGTGGGCCACGGAGCGGGCCATCCAGATCCTCGGCGGCGCGGGCTACTCCCGCGAGCACCCGGTGGAGCGCATGCACCGGGACTCGAAGATCTACGACATCTTCGAGGGCACCGAGCAGATCCAGCAGCTCGTCATCGCCCGCAACATCTCCGGCCGGCACATCGCCTGA
- a CDS encoding SCP2 sterol-binding domain-containing protein → MAEKIDVNELGRSVDLKKLSDDELVGALRDALAEPEGAKTVDASVFARLVKGASKSQLEAVMNSDARRPVIDAIFGRMSEFYSSKGAGSKRQVVHWHVTGAPGGGSDDYQTAMQHGVCNVSTSLDEEPRTELFMNGTEFLKVVTNNANPITLFMTRKLKVSGDVGFATALQKMFTIPSA, encoded by the coding sequence GTGGCCGAGAAGATCGACGTCAACGAGCTGGGTCGCAGCGTCGACCTCAAGAAGCTGTCCGACGACGAGCTCGTCGGGGCCCTGCGCGACGCGCTGGCCGAGCCCGAGGGTGCGAAGACCGTCGACGCCTCGGTGTTCGCGCGGCTCGTCAAGGGCGCGAGCAAGTCGCAGCTCGAGGCGGTGATGAACTCCGACGCCCGCCGCCCCGTCATCGACGCGATCTTCGGTCGGATGAGCGAGTTCTACTCGTCGAAGGGCGCCGGCTCGAAGCGCCAGGTCGTGCACTGGCACGTGACCGGTGCGCCCGGCGGCGGCAGCGACGACTACCAGACCGCCATGCAGCACGGCGTCTGCAACGTGTCCACCAGCCTCGACGAGGAGCCCCGCACCGAGCTGTTCATGAACGGCACGGAGTTCCTCAAGGTGGTCACGAACAACGCCAACCCGATCACGCTGTTCATGACCCGCAAGCTCAAGGTCTCGGGCGACGTCGGCTTCGCCACCGCCCTGCAGAAGATGTTCACGATCCCCTCGGCGTAA
- a CDS encoding TetR family transcriptional regulator, whose amino-acid sequence MTSGTRRRLAPDVRRRQVLDAAVAVFSEEGLHGASMDAIAARAGVSKPLVYAHGGTKDELFAACLAREADRLVSTLTTAALPDDGSGASSADARLRRALRAFFGAVTTHRQGWTVLYRQASTGEFAGTVDAARRGIVRRAAELLAAELGGSAEAAEPVAHTLVGAAEGLTDWWLGAERPAGDQEPADLLADMLMAVVWPGLDALRRP is encoded by the coding sequence GTGACCTCCGGGACCCGCCGCCGCCTCGCGCCCGACGTGCGCCGTCGCCAGGTGCTCGACGCGGCCGTCGCGGTGTTCTCCGAGGAGGGCCTGCACGGGGCGTCGATGGACGCCATCGCGGCCCGGGCGGGCGTGTCGAAACCGCTGGTCTACGCCCACGGCGGCACGAAGGACGAGCTGTTCGCCGCGTGCCTGGCCCGGGAGGCGGACCGGCTCGTCTCGACGTTGACCACGGCCGCTCTTCCCGACGACGGGTCGGGGGCCTCCAGCGCGGACGCGCGGCTGCGGCGGGCCCTCCGGGCCTTCTTCGGCGCCGTCACCACGCACCGCCAGGGCTGGACGGTCCTCTACCGGCAGGCCTCGACCGGGGAGTTCGCCGGCACCGTCGACGCCGCCCGCCGCGGCATCGTCCGGCGCGCCGCGGAGCTGCTCGCCGCCGAGCTGGGCGGGTCGGCCGAGGCGGCGGAACCCGTCGCCCACACCCTGGTCGGCGCCGCCGAGGGGCTGACCGACTGGTGGCTCGGGGCGGAACGCCCGGCCGGTGACCAGGAACCCGCCGACCTCCTGGCCGACATGCTCATGGCGGTGGTCTGGCCGGGACTGGACGCGCTGCGCCGGCCCTGA
- a CDS encoding FAD-dependent oxidoreductase, with amino-acid sequence MPFAITQSCCADASCVSACPVNCIHPAPGEPDFGSTDMLFVDPRACIDCGACAEVCPVDAVFPVENLVGSLWEYAEVNAEYYADRDAPAALAGSPLFHAWDPVRFDRVLPADFPRLDVAVVGSGPAAMYAVEDLLLHTTAHVTIIDRLREPGGLVRFGVAPDHASTKKVGEHFARYHDHHRVTLRLGVEVGRDVTVESLGRQYDAVIYAVGAAESRDLGVPGEDLPGNLASTTVVHWYNGHPEVPASAVDLSGPRVVVVGTGNVSLDVARVLAADPAALSGVAPGALSALRGSAVAEVLVLGRRGPRDASWTRGELLGLLRRDDLEVVVDDLDPRVAAEIAAAGTAETASLLRDVPLLSASRVLSSSRRRVVLRFHAALEEIVGADHVTGVRLVGGEVVEAGVVVRAIGHRGRAVPGLPFDPSSGTVPHVEGRVQDLPGTYVVGWIKRGASGGIGANKADAAETVASLIADGAAGVLGSGASRNPVRRALGRLSRR; translated from the coding sequence GTGCCGTTCGCGATCACGCAGTCGTGCTGCGCCGACGCCTCGTGCGTCTCGGCGTGCCCGGTCAACTGCATCCACCCCGCGCCGGGCGAGCCCGACTTCGGGTCGACCGACATGCTCTTCGTCGACCCGCGGGCCTGCATCGACTGCGGGGCGTGCGCCGAGGTCTGCCCGGTCGACGCGGTGTTCCCCGTGGAGAACCTGGTGGGCTCCCTGTGGGAGTACGCCGAGGTCAACGCCGAGTACTACGCGGATCGGGACGCCCCGGCGGCGCTCGCCGGGTCCCCGCTGTTCCACGCGTGGGACCCGGTGCGCTTCGACCGCGTGCTGCCCGCCGACTTCCCCCGCCTCGACGTGGCGGTGGTGGGCAGCGGGCCGGCCGCGATGTACGCGGTGGAGGACCTGCTCCTGCACACCACGGCCCACGTGACGATCATCGACCGGCTCCGCGAGCCGGGCGGCCTCGTCCGCTTCGGGGTGGCGCCCGACCACGCGTCCACCAAGAAGGTCGGCGAGCACTTCGCCCGCTACCACGACCATCACCGGGTGACGCTGCGGTTGGGCGTCGAGGTCGGGCGCGACGTGACCGTCGAGTCGCTGGGCCGGCAGTACGACGCGGTGATCTACGCCGTCGGCGCCGCCGAGTCCCGCGACCTGGGTGTCCCCGGCGAGGACCTGCCGGGCAACCTCGCCTCGACCACGGTCGTGCACTGGTACAACGGCCACCCCGAGGTCCCGGCGTCCGCCGTGGATCTGTCCGGCCCACGCGTCGTGGTCGTCGGCACCGGCAACGTCTCGCTGGACGTCGCGCGCGTGCTCGCCGCCGACCCGGCCGCCCTGTCCGGCGTAGCTCCGGGTGCCCTGTCCGCGCTGCGCGGCAGCGCCGTCGCCGAGGTCCTCGTGCTCGGTCGGCGCGGGCCGCGTGATGCGTCCTGGACCCGCGGCGAACTGCTCGGCCTGCTGCGCCGGGACGACCTGGAGGTCGTCGTCGACGACCTCGACCCGCGGGTGGCCGCCGAGATCGCCGCTGCCGGGACTGCGGAGACGGCGAGCCTGCTGCGCGACGTCCCGCTGCTCTCGGCGTCGCGAGTGCTGTCCTCTTCCCGACGGCGGGTGGTGCTGCGCTTCCACGCCGCCCTCGAGGAGATCGTGGGCGCCGACCACGTGACCGGGGTCCGGCTGGTGGGCGGGGAGGTCGTGGAGGCGGGCGTCGTCGTCCGGGCGATCGGCCACCGCGGCCGCGCCGTGCCGGGGCTGCCGTTCGACCCGTCGTCGGGAACGGTGCCGCACGTCGAGGGGCGGGTGCAGGACCTCCCGGGCACCTACGTCGTCGGCTGGATCAAGCGTGGCGCGTCCGGTGGCATCGGCGCGAACAAGGCTGACGCGGCCGAGACCGTGGCGTCACTCATCGCCGACGGGGCCGCCGGGGTGCTGGGCTCCGGTGCCTCGCGCAACCCGGTCCGCCGGGCGCTCGGGCGGTTGTCGCGGCGCTGA
- a CDS encoding AurF N-oxygenase family protein, with protein sequence MTTVENTPSATRRDDVAERLLRSAGELSYDPLQEVDWETPLDPAHHGCSPEWSTLYGTAYWDELTEAQRAALTRQEAASVASTGIWFEMILQQMVIRDFYAKDPTDPAFQWALTEIADECRHSIMFARGAEKLGAPAYRPARHVVEGGRVFKAVATGEAAYASILVAEEVLDVMQRDWMRDDRVAPFARTINNIHVVEEARHMRFAREETRERLEGVGPVRRRVQALLVAFAAFFIVTSMWNKQVYANAGLDPKRALREAKANQHHRAMLRSSCAELMEFLGSVGLLTRPARAIYRAAHIL encoded by the coding sequence ATGACCACCGTCGAGAACACCCCGAGCGCCACGCGGCGGGACGACGTCGCGGAGCGTCTGCTGCGCTCGGCGGGCGAGCTGTCCTACGACCCCCTCCAGGAGGTCGACTGGGAGACCCCGCTGGACCCGGCCCACCACGGCTGCAGCCCGGAGTGGAGCACGCTCTACGGCACGGCCTACTGGGACGAGCTGACCGAGGCCCAGCGCGCGGCGCTGACCCGGCAGGAGGCCGCCTCGGTCGCCAGCACCGGCATCTGGTTCGAGATGATCCTGCAGCAGATGGTCATCCGGGACTTCTATGCGAAGGACCCGACGGACCCGGCGTTCCAGTGGGCGCTCACCGAGATCGCCGACGAGTGCCGCCACTCGATCATGTTCGCCCGCGGGGCGGAGAAGCTGGGCGCGCCGGCGTACCGCCCGGCCCGCCACGTCGTCGAGGGCGGCCGGGTGTTCAAGGCCGTGGCCACCGGCGAGGCGGCCTACGCGTCGATCCTGGTCGCCGAGGAGGTCCTCGACGTCATGCAGCGCGACTGGATGCGCGACGACCGCGTCGCCCCGTTCGCGCGCACGATCAACAACATCCACGTGGTCGAGGAGGCGCGGCACATGCGCTTCGCCCGCGAGGAGACCCGCGAGCGCCTCGAGGGTGTCGGCCCCGTGCGTCGCCGCGTGCAGGCGCTGCTCGTCGCGTTCGCGGCCTTCTTCATCGTCACGAGCATGTGGAACAAGCAGGTCTACGCCAACGCCGGGCTCGACCCGAAGCGCGCGCTGCGCGAGGCCAAGGCCAACCAGCACCACCGCGCGATGCTGCGGTCGAGCTGCGCGGAGCTCATGGAGTTCCTCGGATCCGTCGGCCTGCTGACGCGTCCGGCGCGGGCGATCTACCGCGCCGCGCACATCCTCTAA
- a CDS encoding ATP-binding protein codes for MDPVRNPFAPGAGQRPPELAGRDRELHAFDVVLERVARGRPERSLVLTGLRGVGKTVLLGELRSMAVRAGWGAGKIEARPDADLRRPLSAALHRAVRDLAVRHRAPDRVEETLGVLKAFALKATPPDAKLKDRWQPGIDAPVLTGRADSGDIEIDLVELFGVVAELAADVGVGVALLIDEMQDLQLDDVSALCAACHELSQSGAPLVVVGAGLPHLPAVLSASKSYSERLFRYVRIGQLDRSDADFALTAPAKREDAELTPAALDALYEVSGGYPYFVQAYGKAAWDAAVQSPIDVDDVRVAAPDAGAELAVGFFGSRYERATPAEREYLQGMAELAEGRDEAVQTAKLAAHLGKRASSLSPARDSLLRKGLVFSAERGWIAFTVPHFGRFLLGRD; via the coding sequence ATGGACCCGGTGCGCAACCCGTTCGCTCCCGGCGCGGGACAGCGACCCCCGGAGCTCGCCGGACGCGACCGGGAGCTGCACGCCTTCGACGTCGTGCTCGAGCGGGTCGCCCGCGGACGGCCCGAACGCAGCCTCGTGCTCACCGGGCTGCGCGGCGTCGGCAAGACCGTGCTGCTCGGCGAGCTGCGCTCGATGGCCGTCCGGGCGGGCTGGGGGGCCGGGAAGATCGAGGCCCGGCCGGACGCCGACCTGCGCCGTCCGCTCTCGGCCGCCCTGCACCGCGCGGTCCGCGACCTCGCCGTGCGCCACCGCGCCCCCGACCGGGTGGAGGAGACGCTCGGCGTCCTGAAGGCCTTCGCGCTCAAGGCGACCCCGCCGGACGCCAAGCTCAAGGACCGCTGGCAGCCCGGGATCGACGCGCCCGTGCTGACCGGCCGCGCCGACTCCGGCGACATCGAGATCGACCTCGTCGAGCTGTTCGGCGTGGTGGCCGAGCTGGCGGCCGACGTCGGGGTCGGGGTCGCGCTGCTGATCGACGAGATGCAGGACCTGCAGCTCGACGACGTCTCCGCCCTGTGTGCGGCCTGCCACGAGCTCTCCCAGTCCGGCGCACCGCTCGTCGTCGTGGGCGCGGGCCTGCCGCACCTGCCCGCCGTGCTCTCGGCGTCGAAGTCGTACTCCGAGCGGCTCTTCCGGTACGTGCGGATCGGGCAGCTGGACCGGTCCGACGCCGACTTCGCGCTGACCGCCCCGGCGAAGCGGGAGGACGCCGAGCTGACGCCGGCGGCCCTCGACGCGCTCTACGAGGTCTCCGGCGGCTACCCCTACTTCGTCCAGGCCTACGGCAAGGCGGCCTGGGACGCGGCGGTGCAGAGCCCCATCGACGTCGACGACGTCCGGGTGGCCGCGCCGGACGCCGGCGCCGAGCTCGCCGTCGGCTTCTTCGGCTCCCGCTACGAGCGCGCCACGCCCGCCGAACGCGAGTACCTGCAGGGCATGGCCGAGCTCGCCGAGGGTCGGGACGAGGCGGTGCAGACCGCGAAGCTCGCCGCCCACCTCGGCAAACGCGCCTCCTCGCTGTCCCCGGCGCGCGACAGCCTGCTGCGCAAGGGTCTGGTGTTCTCCGCCGAGCGCGGCTGGATCGCCTTCACCGTCCCGCACTTCGGGCGCTTCCTGCTCGGGCGGGACTGA
- a CDS encoding GroES family chaperonin, with translation MLHDRVLVSPSAAEGERRSTGGIVIPATASVSKRLSWGDVYGTGNHVRTVKVGDRVLYGPDDHAEVEVDGRAFVVMRERDVHAVASEDIEPTSGTGLYL, from the coding sequence ATGCTGCACGACCGCGTGCTGGTCTCCCCCTCGGCCGCCGAGGGCGAGCGCCGCAGCACCGGAGGCATCGTCATCCCCGCGACGGCGTCGGTGTCGAAGCGGTTGAGCTGGGGGGACGTGTACGGCACCGGGAACCACGTGCGGACCGTCAAGGTCGGCGACCGGGTCCTGTACGGGCCGGACGACCACGCCGAGGTGGAGGTCGACGGCAGGGCCTTCGTCGTGATGCGCGAGCGCGACGTGCACGCCGTGGCCAGCGAGGACATCGAGCCGACCAGCGGGACGGGGCTGTACCTGTGA
- a CDS encoding VanW family protein — translation MTTPPSPDSPGDTRLDAAGGDSAESDAEATRAMSADTAPPRAAGYDPDAEATVQIPPVAGPPQDGSDVPDDGSGRGSRRKLLIAGAAVVGLLAVLYVGDLLVSATDVPRGVTVAGVEIGGMNRLAAQETLRTELGPRVSRPVTLVAGGGPEARTTTLDPRTAGLDLDVAATIDEAGEQPLNPFTRLSSLFADREIAPISKGNPVAIGQAVDAARPQLDRPSTEGTIRFEGDRPVPVPSVPGAIVDSRTAPDVVLAHWLDSAPVGLPVTEQPVTVTQDGIDTAMREVATPAVAGPAYVIGDAKNATLSPEEIGSFLKFDPDGSGGLTPRVDVPAAERVADRDLASTEAEPKDATFAFEGAAATVVPAVTGRTIDYPKTFEGLVEALGREADPTPPTTFTPPPVPPGATPAAPPPANGRAVNAVYTTTPPKVTTEALQALGPATVIGEFQSGGFAADSGQNIKRVAEIVNGATIKPGETFSLNGFTGPRDAGQGFVEAGIIDDGVPGRGIGGGISQFATTLYNASYFAGLQQVEHKEHSYYISRYPAGREATVFEGAIDLKFRNDGDTPVLIRTQWTPASIKVQIYGQKRYDVTSQTGPRTNPVAPGTRDLSDNPRCKPSKGVGGFTITDTRVLKDVRTGETKSEPRTVRYNPEPEITCNGG, via the coding sequence GTGACGACACCGCCTTCTCCGGACTCCCCCGGGGACACCCGCCTCGACGCCGCCGGCGGCGACTCCGCGGAGTCCGACGCCGAGGCGACGCGGGCGATGTCGGCCGACACCGCGCCCCCACGCGCGGCGGGGTACGACCCCGACGCCGAGGCCACGGTGCAGATCCCGCCGGTCGCGGGTCCGCCGCAGGACGGAAGCGATGTTCCTGACGACGGGTCGGGGCGCGGCTCCCGCCGCAAGCTCCTCATCGCGGGCGCGGCCGTCGTCGGCCTCCTCGCCGTCCTCTACGTCGGCGACCTCCTCGTGTCGGCGACCGACGTGCCCCGCGGCGTCACCGTCGCCGGCGTCGAGATCGGCGGGATGAACCGCCTCGCCGCCCAGGAGACGCTGCGCACCGAGCTCGGGCCGCGCGTCTCCCGGCCGGTCACCCTCGTCGCGGGCGGTGGCCCCGAGGCCCGCACGACGACGCTCGACCCGCGCACCGCCGGGCTCGACCTCGACGTCGCGGCCACCATCGACGAGGCGGGCGAGCAGCCGCTCAACCCCTTCACCCGGCTGTCGTCGCTCTTCGCCGACCGCGAGATCGCCCCGATCAGCAAGGGCAACCCGGTCGCGATCGGCCAGGCCGTCGACGCGGCCCGCCCGCAGCTCGACCGGCCCTCGACGGAGGGCACGATCCGCTTCGAGGGCGACCGCCCGGTCCCCGTGCCGTCGGTCCCCGGCGCGATCGTCGACAGCCGCACCGCACCGGACGTCGTCCTCGCCCACTGGCTCGACTCCGCCCCGGTCGGCCTGCCCGTCACCGAGCAGCCCGTCACGGTCACCCAGGACGGCATCGACACCGCAATGCGCGAGGTGGCGACGCCCGCCGTCGCCGGCCCGGCCTACGTCATCGGCGACGCGAAGAACGCGACGCTCTCACCGGAGGAGATCGGGTCGTTCCTCAAGTTCGACCCGGACGGGTCGGGCGGGCTGACGCCGCGGGTCGACGTGCCCGCCGCCGAGCGGGTCGCCGACCGCGACCTGGCCTCGACCGAGGCCGAGCCGAAGGACGCCACGTTCGCCTTCGAGGGCGCGGCGGCCACCGTGGTGCCCGCCGTCACCGGCCGCACCATCGACTACCCGAAGACCTTCGAGGGACTCGTCGAGGCGCTCGGGCGCGAGGCCGACCCCACCCCGCCGACGACCTTCACCCCGCCCCCGGTGCCGCCGGGTGCGACGCCGGCCGCCCCGCCGCCCGCGAACGGCCGCGCGGTGAACGCCGTCTACACCACCACGCCGCCGAAGGTCACCACCGAGGCGCTGCAGGCCCTCGGCCCCGCCACCGTGATCGGCGAGTTCCAGTCGGGCGGGTTCGCGGCCGACTCCGGGCAGAACATCAAGCGGGTCGCCGAGATCGTCAACGGCGCCACGATCAAGCCGGGCGAGACGTTCAGCCTCAACGGCTTCACCGGTCCCCGTGACGCGGGTCAGGGCTTCGTCGAGGCGGGCATCATCGACGACGGGGTGCCCGGGCGCGGCATCGGCGGCGGGATCTCGCAGTTCGCGACGACGCTGTACAACGCCTCCTACTTCGCCGGCCTGCAGCAGGTCGAGCACAAGGAGCACAGCTACTACATCAGCCGCTACCCGGCGGGCCGCGAGGCGACCGTCTTCGAGGGCGCCATCGACCTCAAGTTCCGCAACGACGGGGACACCCCGGTGCTCATCCGCACGCAGTGGACCCCGGCGTCGATCAAGGTCCAGATCTACGGTCAGAAGCGCTACGACGTGACGTCGCAGACCGGCCCGCGCACCAACCCCGTGGCGCCCGGCACCCGCGACCTCTCGGACAACCCCAGGTGCAAGCCGTCCAAGGGCGTCGGCGGCTTCACCATCACCGACACCCGGGTCCTGAAGGACGTCCGCACGGGCGAGACGAAGTCCGAGCCGCGCACCGTCCGCTACAACCCGGAACCCGAGATCACCTGCAACGGCGGATGA
- a CDS encoding DUF1206 domain-containing protein gives MSTERSDGNGGGAERAAREVRGALEGLGRGGEGEAPARGVELLGRVGLAAYGLVHLLVGGIAVQIALSGGGQADQQGALSAIAGEPFGVVVIVVIVLGLVAFGVWQSLAAIAGYRWASGWDRAQKRIGSGARALAVLGVAVLGVRLLVTGSSGSSTGGSQEATAGVLALPGGRVLIALVALVVLIAAGATAWTGIRRDFLEELDRSRLPASAQRPTVWLGVAGHVLRAVAFAVMGVLFGLAAFTADPRQAGGLDAALKTLAGQPFGVFLLLAVALGFIAFGLYLFAEAWARRV, from the coding sequence ATGAGCACCGAGCGGTCCGACGGCAACGGCGGCGGCGCGGAACGGGCCGCCCGGGAGGTCCGTGGCGCGCTCGAGGGCCTCGGGCGCGGCGGCGAGGGCGAGGCACCGGCCCGCGGGGTCGAGCTCCTCGGTCGCGTCGGGCTGGCCGCCTACGGGCTCGTCCACCTGCTCGTCGGGGGGATCGCGGTGCAGATCGCGCTCTCCGGGGGCGGTCAGGCCGACCAGCAGGGAGCGCTGAGCGCGATCGCCGGCGAGCCGTTCGGCGTCGTCGTGATCGTGGTGATCGTGCTCGGGCTGGTCGCGTTCGGCGTCTGGCAGAGCCTCGCCGCGATCGCCGGGTACCGGTGGGCCAGCGGGTGGGACCGCGCCCAGAAGCGGATCGGCAGCGGCGCCCGCGCCCTCGCCGTCCTGGGGGTGGCGGTCCTCGGGGTGCGGCTGCTCGTCACCGGGTCGTCCGGCTCGTCGACCGGTGGTTCGCAGGAGGCCACGGCGGGGGTGCTCGCCCTCCCGGGAGGACGGGTGCTGATCGCCCTCGTGGCCCTGGTCGTGCTGATCGCCGCCGGCGCCACGGCGTGGACCGGCATCCGGCGCGACTTCCTCGAGGAGCTGGACCGCTCCCGGCTGCCCGCCTCGGCGCAGCGCCCCACGGTGTGGCTCGGGGTGGCCGGGCACGTGCTCCGCGCCGTCGCGTTCGCGGTGATGGGCGTGCTCTTCGGCCTGGCCGCGTTCACCGCCGACCCGCGTCAGGCGGGCGGGCTGGACGCGGCGCTCAAGACCCTCGCGGGGCAGCCGTTCGGGGTGTTCCTGCTGCTGGCGGTGGCCCTGGGCTTCATCGCGTTCGGCCTCTACCTGTTCGCGGAGGCCTGGGCGCGCCGGGTGTAG
- the argG gene encoding argininosuccinate synthase codes for MSKVLTNLPVGERVGIAFSGGLDTSVAVAWMRHHGAVPCAYSADLGQYDEDDMATLPDRAKEYGAEIARLVDCRGPLVEEGLVALMCGAFHIRSGSRVYFNTTPLGRAVTGTLLVRAMQDDDVSIWGDGSTYKGNDIERFYRYGLLANPQLRIYKPWLDAQFVDELGGRAEMSQWLTEHDLPYRASKEKAYSTDANIWGATHEAKTLEHLDESLEVVEPIMGVRFWDSSVAIEPEDVTLTFEQGYPVAINGERFANNVDLVMAANGIGGRHGLGMSDQIENRIIEAKSRGIYEAPGMALLFIAYERLLNAIHNEDTIANYHNEGRRLGRLLYEGRWLDPQSIMLRESIVRWIGRTVTGSVTVRLRRGEDYTIVRTEGPALSYHPDKLSMERTEDAAFGPLDRIGQLTMRNLDIADSRAKLEQYAAFGQLTGQAAFVGELEQGRADQITGRGDDRGTDESALDRAAMESGTD; via the coding sequence GTGTCGAAGGTCCTGACGAATCTGCCGGTCGGCGAGCGTGTCGGCATCGCCTTCTCCGGGGGTCTCGACACCTCCGTCGCGGTGGCCTGGATGCGCCACCACGGTGCCGTGCCGTGCGCGTACTCGGCCGACCTCGGTCAGTACGACGAGGACGACATGGCCACGCTGCCCGACCGCGCGAAGGAGTACGGCGCCGAGATCGCGCGGCTCGTCGACTGCCGCGGGCCGCTGGTCGAGGAGGGCCTCGTCGCGCTGATGTGCGGCGCCTTCCACATCCGCTCCGGCTCGCGCGTCTACTTCAACACCACGCCGCTCGGGCGCGCCGTCACCGGCACGCTGCTCGTGCGCGCGATGCAGGACGACGACGTCTCCATCTGGGGCGACGGCTCGACCTACAAGGGCAACGACATCGAGCGGTTCTACCGCTACGGCCTGCTCGCGAACCCGCAGCTGCGCATCTACAAGCCGTGGCTGGACGCGCAGTTCGTCGACGAGCTGGGTGGCCGTGCCGAGATGAGCCAGTGGCTCACCGAGCACGACCTGCCCTACCGCGCCAGCAAGGAGAAGGCGTACTCCACCGACGCCAACATCTGGGGCGCCACGCACGAGGCCAAGACCCTCGAGCACCTCGACGAGTCCCTCGAGGTCGTCGAGCCGATCATGGGCGTCCGGTTCTGGGACTCCTCGGTGGCGATCGAGCCCGAGGACGTCACGCTCACCTTCGAGCAGGGCTACCCGGTCGCGATCAACGGCGAGCGCTTCGCGAACAACGTCGACCTGGTGATGGCCGCGAACGGCATCGGCGGCCGCCACGGGCTCGGCATGTCCGACCAGATCGAGAACCGCATCATCGAGGCCAAGAGCCGCGGCATCTACGAGGCGCCCGGCATGGCCCTGCTGTTCATCGCCTACGAGCGGCTGCTGAACGCGATCCACAACGAGGACACGATCGCGAACTACCACAACGAGGGGCGCCGGCTCGGCCGGCTGCTCTACGAGGGCCGCTGGCTGGACCCGCAGTCGATCATGCTCCGCGAGTCGATCGTCCGGTGGATCGGCCGCACCGTGACCGGCTCGGTGACGGTGCGCCTGCGCCGCGGCGAGGACTACACGATCGTCCGTACCGAGGGCCCCGCGCTCTCCTACCACCCGGACAAGCTCTCGATGGAGCGCACCGAGGACGCGGCGTTCGGCCCGCTGGACCGGATCGGCCAGCTGACGATGCGCAACCTCGACATCGCCGACTCCCGGGCGAAGCTCGAGCAGTACGCCGCGTTCGGCCAGCTCACCGGGCAGGCCGCCTTCGTCGGCGAGCTCGAGCAGGGCCGCGCCGACCAGATCACCGGCCGCGGCGACGACCGGGGCACCGACGAGTCGGCCCTCGACCGCGCCGCCATGGAGTCGGGCACGGACTAG